In a single window of the Nicotiana tomentosiformis chromosome 8, ASM39032v3, whole genome shotgun sequence genome:
- the LOC138897731 gene encoding uncharacterized protein: MSFMDGSSSYNQNCMPPKDEELTAFHTPKGIYCYKELADELPGEDAMVVKVQPAWNMYFNGIAHRRGAGVGVVFVTSQGEVLPYSFTLTKLCSNNVAEYQVLILGLEMAVDMKQLQLQVFGDSQLVVNQLLGSYEVKKHELCPYHNYAKILMGWVGNMTIQHVPRKENNKAHALAA; the protein is encoded by the exons ATGTCATTCATGGATGGTTCATCAAGCTATAACCAAAATTGCATGCCACCAAAAGATGAAGAACTTACTGCATTCCACACCCCaaagggtatttattgctacaag GAACTAGCTGATGAACTACCTGGCGAAGACGCAATGGTCGTTAAAGTACAACCTGCATGGAATATGTACTTTAATGGCATTGCACATCGCCGAGGAGCTGGTGTTggtgtagtatttgtcacttctcaagggGAGGTTCTGCCCTACTCCTTTACGTTGACAAAACTTTGCTCCAACAATGTTGCTGAATATCAAGTactaatacttgggcttgaaatggctgtcgATATGAAGCAgttgcaattgcaagtctttggtgactcccAGTTAGTGGTCAACCAGCTTTTAGGTAGCTATGAGGTCAAGAAACATGAACTATGCCCTTATCATAATTATGCTAAAATATTGATGGGATGGGTTGGTAATATGACTATTCAACATGTACCTAGGAAAGAAAATAATAAAGCTCATGCTTTAGCTGcctag